Proteins encoded together in one Prevotella scopos JCM 17725 window:
- a CDS encoding TonB-dependent receptor: protein MLNTLLLASLAIGGIAKDAPDSIVSKNVPLNEVVVSDFKQNKRNLTSVAVSTINLQQLQNQQIVNLKELTAVMPNFYMPDYGSYANTPVYIRGIGAKSKGSAVGFYVDGVPHFESSAFNIDLSDIAGVDVLRGPQGTLYGRNTIAGIINVYTHNPLDYQKMRIKVGYGRYNDFVAQASNYAKINDQFGVSSALSYHHNDGMFTNEFLNKKADKLNEIEGRIGLYWRPTTNWLIHLNNTLSHSKQNGYPYAPYDIQKQELSPISYNRLSVFKRLIFTTGLNARYENNNVSFNSQTSYQFIKSHQGIDQDFTPKDLFFTDNDYHQNMFSQELTLKSNDKGRYQWIVGVFGMLLHSNPFIGTSYFTKDFSTPTSYKNPTAGFAIYHQSSYNIWRGLSATVGLRFDYEHAKIDYEQHKLTLTTGAITPVNNFVSTASFRQFTPKFTIQYLTNKDNLYYASFTRGYKPGGFNTSFKTDDERAYDPEYSLNYEVGARLKFLDGRLRAEADLFYIDWRHMQAIYTVPNVGNLITNAGHTDSKGFELSLAYHPVKSLQFSMNYGYTHARYLEYKKSSKEDFSGNRLPMVPNHTLSIDGTYTVMQAGWFDKIILNTGLTGLGRIYWADDNIVRQNFYATLNAKVSLTKGIVTLDLWGKNLTGTDYLAYCFKMSTGNYAQKGKLLSFGTSVSLTF from the coding sequence ATGCTAAACACATTGTTATTGGCCTCCCTTGCTATCGGAGGAATCGCCAAAGATGCTCCCGATTCAATAGTGAGTAAAAATGTCCCATTGAATGAAGTCGTTGTATCAGACTTCAAGCAGAATAAGAGAAACCTTACTTCTGTTGCTGTATCAACCATTAACCTACAACAACTGCAGAACCAGCAGATTGTCAACCTGAAGGAGCTGACGGCTGTGATGCCTAACTTCTATATGCCTGACTATGGTTCATATGCAAATACGCCCGTCTATATTCGTGGTATCGGAGCCAAGAGTAAGGGTTCTGCAGTGGGTTTCTATGTCGATGGCGTGCCTCATTTTGAGTCGTCAGCATTTAATATAGATCTCAGTGATATAGCTGGTGTGGATGTACTTCGAGGGCCACAAGGAACGTTGTATGGACGTAATACCATCGCTGGTATCATAAACGTTTACACGCATAATCCGCTTGATTATCAAAAGATGCGGATAAAGGTCGGCTATGGAAGGTACAACGACTTTGTAGCGCAGGCTTCAAACTATGCTAAGATAAATGATCAGTTCGGTGTTTCAAGTGCTCTTTCCTATCATCACAACGATGGTATGTTTACGAATGAATTCTTAAATAAGAAGGCAGATAAGTTGAATGAGATTGAAGGACGTATCGGACTTTACTGGCGACCCACCACGAATTGGCTCATCCATCTTAACAATACGCTCAGTCATAGTAAGCAGAATGGTTATCCTTATGCACCTTATGATATTCAAAAACAGGAACTATCTCCAATCAGCTATAATCGCCTGAGTGTTTTCAAACGTCTTATCTTCACAACAGGCCTTAATGCCCGATATGAGAATAATAACGTTAGTTTCAATAGTCAGACATCTTACCAATTTATCAAGTCACACCAAGGTATAGATCAAGACTTTACCCCAAAGGACTTGTTCTTTACTGATAATGACTATCATCAAAATATGTTTTCTCAAGAGCTGACCTTGAAGTCGAATGACAAGGGACGTTACCAATGGATTGTGGGTGTGTTTGGTATGCTGCTCCATTCGAACCCATTCATCGGAACAAGCTATTTTACGAAGGACTTCTCAACCCCTACATCCTATAAGAACCCTACTGCAGGCTTTGCCATCTATCATCAGAGTTCTTATAATATATGGAGAGGGCTGTCCGCAACAGTTGGTCTGCGTTTTGATTACGAACACGCAAAGATAGATTATGAACAGCATAAGTTGACATTGACGACAGGGGCAATAACACCTGTAAATAACTTCGTTAGTACAGCGAGCTTCCGTCAGTTTACCCCTAAGTTCACGATTCAATACCTTACAAACAAAGACAATCTCTATTATGCAAGTTTCACTCGTGGCTATAAGCCGGGTGGATTTAACACCAGCTTTAAGACTGATGATGAGCGTGCATACGATCCAGAATACAGCTTGAACTATGAGGTTGGTGCAAGATTAAAGTTCTTGGATGGAAGATTGAGAGCCGAAGCTGACCTCTTCTACATTGACTGGCGACACATGCAAGCAATCTATACGGTTCCCAATGTAGGAAATTTAATTACAAATGCAGGTCATACGGATAGTAAGGGTTTCGAACTTTCTTTGGCTTATCATCCAGTGAAGAGTTTGCAGTTCAGTATGAATTATGGCTATACCCACGCTCGTTATCTAGAGTATAAGAAGAGTTCTAAAGAAGATTTCTCAGGGAATAGACTGCCAATGGTACCTAATCACACACTGTCAATAGACGGAACTTACACTGTTATGCAGGCAGGCTGGTTTGATAAGATTATTCTGAATACTGGTTTGACAGGCCTTGGTCGAATCTACTGGGCTGATGATAATATTGTTCGTCAGAACTTCTATGCAACGCTCAATGCTAAGGTTAGTCTTACAAAGGGTATCGTGACATTAGATTTATGGGGAAAGAACCTCACCGGAACCGACTATTTGGCCTATTGCTTTAAGATGTCAACGGGTAACTACGCACAGAAAGGTAAACTGCTGTCTTTCGGTACTTCCGTCAGTTTGACGTTCTAA
- a CDS encoding MFS transporter, translating to MFKNISSKKLSLGTFFCLYIAQMVPSSFLMTALQVIMREGQFSLATIGLLNLVRIPWTIKFLWSPFVDRHCVTVGDYKRTIVTTELIYAIALLATGLINVHSEIVLVIILAFISMLASATQDIATDALAILAFKKHDHSMLNSMQSMGAFGGAVIGGGVLLILLKSYGWNVVVPCLALFVIMMIIPLLLNPHIKIENEQARERARWTDIFSFFSRKEIWPQIGFLLLYYMGIIGILSMIRPYLVDKGYGMKEIGFLMGVVGTAASFVMAWFSGVLIRRIGIHKARIIIAGLIILAPLYFLAMTFTNFNKTAFVFGIIYIQACYGLATVVLYTASMQQVRPGREGTDFTIQIVISHVSGLLVAVLAGIVAHLFTYRGLYIAEVMVSIVSFFYVLIAFRRRK from the coding sequence ATGTTTAAAAATATCTCATCAAAGAAGCTCAGCTTGGGTACGTTTTTCTGTCTATACATTGCACAGATGGTACCTTCATCCTTTCTCATGACAGCCTTACAGGTAATCATGCGAGAAGGACAATTTAGTCTTGCTACCATCGGGTTACTTAATCTTGTTCGGATTCCATGGACAATCAAGTTCCTATGGTCGCCCTTTGTCGATCGTCATTGTGTCACAGTAGGCGACTACAAACGGACGATAGTCACTACAGAACTCATTTATGCTATTGCGCTCTTGGCTACAGGACTTATCAACGTACACTCTGAGATAGTACTTGTCATCATTCTTGCTTTCATATCAATGTTGGCTTCAGCGACGCAAGACATAGCTACAGATGCACTGGCTATCCTTGCCTTTAAAAAGCACGATCATAGTATGCTTAATAGCATGCAGTCTATGGGAGCCTTCGGTGGTGCAGTCATTGGTGGAGGAGTCTTGCTCATCTTACTTAAAAGCTATGGTTGGAATGTCGTAGTGCCCTGTTTGGCTTTGTTTGTTATTATGATGATAATCCCTTTGCTACTCAATCCTCATATCAAGATTGAGAATGAACAGGCAAGAGAACGTGCGAGGTGGACCGATATCTTTAGCTTCTTCTCGCGTAAAGAGATATGGCCACAGATAGGGTTCTTACTGCTTTATTATATGGGAATCATTGGTATTCTCTCCATGATACGTCCTTACCTTGTTGATAAGGGCTATGGTATGAAGGAGATAGGCTTCCTTATGGGTGTTGTCGGAACAGCCGCCTCTTTCGTCATGGCGTGGTTCTCAGGAGTGCTCATACGTCGTATTGGCATCCATAAAGCTCGTATCATTATCGCTGGACTCATCATTCTTGCACCGCTCTATTTCCTTGCGATGACTTTTACCAACTTTAATAAGACGGCTTTTGTTTTCGGCATTATTTATATCCAAGCTTGTTACGGCTTGGCTACTGTTGTGCTTTATACTGCTTCAATGCAGCAAGTGCGTCCAGGTAGGGAAGGAACAGACTTTACGATACAGATTGTTATCAGTCATGTAAGCGGTCTGCTTGTCGCAGTGCTTGCAGGAATAGTAGCTCATCTCTTCACCTATCGTGGGCTGTATATAGCTGAGGTAATGGTCTCAATCGTCAGTTTCTTTTATGTCCTCATAGCTTTTAGACGGAGAAAGTAA
- the hemN gene encoding oxygen-independent coproporphyrinogen III oxidase, which produces MKQELIDKYNKSVPRYTSYPPANFFRPFDGEEYLKDVDESNEASEKNLSFYFHMPFCRRLCHYCGCNSYPMAKEGRIEEYVNALHKEIDLVAKHLDKRRRISQIHYSGGSPTAMPVRVLKELNEHLLSLFPLIEKPEIAIECHPGYLTARDWQGLLDARFNRFSLGVQDFNEEVLRLVNRTPSELPTEEIVAILRGARVSINMDFLFGLPLQTSRSFQQTIEHAVTIRPDRITTFSYGHCPWIFKRQMILEKAGLPSTEEKALMFQKAKDVLHEAGYHSIGLDHFVLPNDELLEALRSHRLHRNFQGYCTRRTTGQVYAFGVTGISQLEGAYAQNTKSIDKYISEISAGTLPIRKGYQLTPNERIAREVIERLMCNYHLDWTHLAEDLSVSVSEVKGAINFDLERLKEMERDGILRLTENTLEMTGEGNPFVRTVAATLDPMMVATDKKFSKPI; this is translated from the coding sequence ATGAAACAAGAACTGATTGATAAATACAATAAATCTGTACCTCGTTATACAAGTTATCCACCTGCTAATTTCTTCCGACCTTTTGATGGTGAAGAGTATCTGAAAGATGTTGATGAAAGTAACGAGGCAAGTGAGAAGAACTTATCTTTTTATTTTCACATGCCCTTCTGTCGCCGTCTTTGTCACTATTGTGGTTGTAACTCTTACCCAATGGCCAAAGAGGGTCGTATTGAGGAGTATGTAAATGCATTGCATAAGGAGATAGACCTTGTTGCAAAGCATTTAGATAAGCGCAGGCGTATATCACAGATTCACTATAGTGGTGGAAGCCCTACAGCCATGCCTGTGCGTGTTCTGAAAGAATTGAATGAGCACCTGCTCTCGCTATTCCCTTTGATTGAAAAGCCCGAGATTGCCATAGAGTGTCATCCGGGTTATCTGACAGCAAGGGATTGGCAGGGCTTATTGGATGCACGATTCAATCGTTTCAGTCTGGGTGTACAAGACTTTAATGAGGAGGTGTTGAGACTTGTCAATCGCACTCCTTCTGAGTTACCCACTGAAGAGATTGTGGCTATTCTGCGTGGTGCAAGAGTCAGTATTAATATGGATTTCCTCTTTGGCTTACCCCTTCAGACATCGAGAAGCTTTCAACAGACGATAGAACACGCTGTAACCATTCGTCCTGACCGCATTACAACGTTCAGTTATGGACACTGCCCATGGATATTTAAGCGGCAAATGATTCTTGAAAAGGCGGGACTTCCGAGTACGGAGGAGAAGGCTTTGATGTTCCAAAAGGCTAAAGATGTATTACATGAGGCTGGCTATCATAGTATCGGTTTGGACCATTTTGTCCTTCCGAATGACGAACTTCTTGAAGCGCTTCGGTCACATCGCTTACATCGTAACTTCCAAGGTTATTGCACACGACGTACAACCGGACAGGTATATGCTTTTGGTGTGACGGGCATTAGTCAGTTGGAGGGTGCGTATGCACAGAACACAAAGTCGATAGATAAGTATATTTCGGAGATTTCAGCCGGTACATTACCCATACGGAAGGGTTATCAGTTAACGCCTAACGAGCGGATTGCCCGTGAAGTGATTGAGCGTCTGATGTGTAACTATCATCTTGATTGGACGCATCTGGCAGAAGATTTATCAGTGTCAGTAAGCGAGGTTAAGGGAGCAATCAACTTTGACTTGGAACGGCTAAAGGAGATGGAACGTGATGGTATTCTTCGTTTGACAGAAAATACCTTGGAGATGACAGGGGAGGGTAACCCCTTTGTACGTACGGTAGCCGCTACGCTCGACCCTATGATGGTTGCTACAGATAAGAAATTCTCAAAACCTATATAA